The following are from one region of the Arthrobacter sp. KBS0703 genome:
- a CDS encoding hydroxymethylglutaryl-CoA lyase, whose protein sequence is MNRPQDTLAATLGATILRDVTLRDGLQLTGKLLPTEQKLETVRELLRLGVPAIELGSMARPDLVPTMANTLEVVQALTPEELEKCWIWVATPGHVAKASAAGARNFQYCLSASDSHNKANIGRTTEESLAALPEAVKYAQAVGGQIQLCIATSFTCPFEGTVPEERVLSIANDPRAEGTTDIVLCDTLGQAVPAQVSGLVTRVREESPLRRIVYHGHDTWGLGVANTLAAIQAGAAMVDGALGGLGGCPFAPGASGNTSSEDILFATRPEWLTTETFAELVVLSEKLLAELGEPNRSKAAQGARSNAAAFGWVIPSDSTTPAPSTKGGN, encoded by the coding sequence ATGAACCGCCCCCAAGACACCCTCGCCGCAACATTGGGCGCCACGATCCTCCGGGACGTGACCCTGCGCGACGGGCTCCAGCTCACCGGGAAACTTCTCCCCACCGAGCAGAAACTCGAAACGGTCCGGGAACTGCTGCGCCTGGGTGTGCCCGCCATCGAACTGGGCTCCATGGCCCGCCCGGACCTCGTCCCCACCATGGCCAACACCCTGGAAGTCGTGCAGGCCCTCACGCCCGAGGAACTGGAAAAGTGCTGGATCTGGGTAGCAACACCCGGCCACGTGGCCAAGGCCTCGGCCGCCGGAGCGCGGAACTTCCAGTACTGCCTGTCGGCGTCGGACTCACACAACAAAGCCAACATTGGCCGCACCACCGAGGAAAGCCTCGCCGCTCTGCCTGAAGCGGTCAAATACGCCCAGGCCGTCGGCGGTCAGATCCAGCTCTGCATCGCCACGTCCTTCACCTGCCCCTTCGAAGGAACGGTGCCGGAGGAGCGTGTGCTGTCCATCGCCAACGATCCCCGCGCCGAGGGCACCACGGACATCGTCCTGTGTGACACCCTGGGGCAGGCCGTCCCGGCTCAGGTCTCGGGGCTGGTTACCCGGGTCCGGGAAGAATCCCCGCTCCGCAGGATCGTCTACCACGGCCACGACACCTGGGGCCTGGGCGTGGCCAACACCCTCGCCGCCATCCAGGCCGGCGCCGCCATGGTGGACGGCGCCCTCGGCGGTCTGGGCGGCTGCCCCTTTGCTCCCGGTGCCAGCGGCAACACCTCCAGCGAGGACATCCTGTTTGCCACCCGGCCCGAATGGCTGACCACGGAGACCTTCGCGGAGCTGGTGGTCCTGTCCGAGAAGCTGCTTGCCGAGCTCGGCGAGCCCAACCGCTCCAAAGCTGCCCAAGGCGCCCGGTCCAACGCGGCAGCCTTCGGCTGGGTGATCCCGTCGGACAGCACCACTCCCGCTCCCAGCACCAAGGGAGGCAACTGA